The genomic region CGAATAAGCCTGCGAAGAGTGATTTTGAAAAGAAAACTTATATCAAGCCAAATGCCGAAGAACTTGAAAAAATGTTAACACCACTTCAATATGAAGTTACTCAAGAAGAAGGCACCGAACCAGCATTTCAAAATGAGTATTGGGATAATAAGGAGGAAGGAATTTATGTGGATATTGTTTCCGGAGAACCACTTTTTAGCTCACTCGATAAATACGATTCGGGAACTGGCTGGCCGAGCTTTACAAAACCGATTGACTCGAAAAACATTTCCACACAAAAAGAGAGTGGGATTTTTTCTACAAGAACCGAGGTGCGAAGTGCTCTTGCTAATTCACATCTCGGACACGTGTTCGGAGATGGTCCAAAGCCAACTGGTCTCAGGTATTGCATGAATTCTGCGGCACTTCGATTTGTCGCTAAAGCAGATCTTGAATCTGAGGGATATCATGAATTTATAGGGCTCTTTCAGAAATAATCATTTGACAGCCTCCCCTTACGAGATCATACTGAGGATGCAGACTTTGATGAACACTTCTTCTTTCTTTTGTTTTTTGTTGAGGACAGTGTGATTGGGATAAGTCCTCAGGGAAATTCTTGGAAAGCGGCGTTTTTAGAAGTCATGCAAAATTTTATTTTTTTATTTTTTCTTTATATGGACGACGGTAATAATAATTCAAATCTCTTTGTAGGAGGAATTTCCTATAATACTACTGAAGACTCTCTTAGAGATGCGTTTGCTCAAGCTGGTACTGTAGTTTCTGCGAAGATTATCATGGACAAGATGACGGGCCGATCAAAAGGCTTCGGATTCGTGGAAATGGGATCTCCAGAAGAAGCTGCTGCCGCAATAGAAATGTGGAATGGACAAGAAATTGATGGGCGAAAAATCGCGGTGAACATCGCACGCCCTCTTCGAAAATAGGGATGTTTTTGAGAGTTTTTTCTCTGTAACATGCACCGAAAGCGATTTACAATTCGTGCATTGCAGGGACTTCTCGAAAAAATTCCTCACGGAAAAGTAGTAACGTATCAAGAAATAGCTCGGGCGCTTGGGAATCCAAAAGCCGCCCGGGCTATTGGTGTGCTCTGCTCAAAAAATCCAGAACCGGAAAAATATCCGTGTTTTCGGGTAGTAAGAAGTGATGGAACACTCGGAGGATATAGTGGAAATGACGGAATTCGTGGAAAAATTCAGAAACTCGAACATGATGGAGTTTTTGTTCGAGATAAAAAAATTGTTGATTTTAAAAATCGAACATACTTTTTTCCCCTTCCCCATGCTTGACCGAATCACTAAATCTGAACTTTCCTTTGATGATCTTTTAGAAATTGCTTGGAAAATATTTTGGCAAAACCAGAAAGAAATTTTGAAAATTTGGGCTACTTTTGCCGTTGCCATAGGGATATTTTCACGATTTATTTTTGAAACGATCCAACAGACAGTGGTACAAAAAGGTGATATTTCTCCCTTTTTGTGGACTTTTTTCGCCATGAGTATTCTCATTGGATTTCTGAGTCTTCTGTTCGTAATTTCACTCACATTTCTTACGAATTCCTTTGTGAAAAGCTCGCCCATGACTTATGGTGATACCTTACGACGCTCATTCACAAAACTCTGGTCAGTTCTTTGGACGAGTGTTCTTCTCTCAATTCTTCTGATCTTTTTAGGATTTGCGTTCATCATTCCTCTTTTTATTTTTGCAGTTTACTGGGGATTTTCTGTATATGCAGTAATCTTGAGAGATGTGTCGGGATTATCGGCTTTGAGGTACAGTAAAAAAATTGTGGAAGGGCGATGGTGGAAAACGTTTGGAATGTTTTTCCTCATTGGAATAGTGGGATTTGTGGCTCAGGCTCCGATAAACTTTGTTTTTGGGTTTTTGATAGATAAACACATTCTTCCGAACAATATTGTAACAGGCGTAATTACTGGAGCGGTACAGTATTATGTCTCTCTTTTCTTTATGGTGGCAAATATTGTGCTCTTTC from Candidatus Peregrinibacteria bacterium harbors:
- a CDS encoding MGMT family protein codes for the protein MHRKRFTIRALQGLLEKIPHGKVVTYQEIARALGNPKAARAIGVLCSKNPEPEKYPCFRVVRSDGTLGGYSGNDGIRGKIQKLEHDGVFVRDKKIVDFKNRTYFFPLPHA
- a CDS encoding RNA-binding protein is translated as MDDGNNNSNLFVGGISYNTTEDSLRDAFAQAGTVVSAKIIMDKMTGRSKGFGFVEMGSPEEAAAAIEMWNGQEIDGRKIAVNIARPLRK